A single genomic interval of Nostoc commune NIES-4072 harbors:
- the galT gene encoding galactose-1-phosphate uridylyltransferase — MYSHKLLKPDGRPLTLYSRYPIAENIIATSPSNEPVQANPHLRWHPLRGEWVAYASHRQGRTFMPPPEYNPLAPTTKPEFPTELPPGKYDVAVFDNRFPSMAQTAHDPPKCIVETLPANGACEVVVFAQNAQASLSSLELEHLDLLLEVWGDRTRVLGANPQIQYVLPFENKGVEVGVTLHHPHGQIYAYPFTPPVPARMLSMQQEYYEKHRRGLLQELIQKEIADNQRIIYQDEYAIAFVPVCARYPYEVWIAPIQPVSSFTELTPKQRWGLAKALKTVTLKYDGLWNRPFPYLMAWFQAPTDGLAHPEAHLHAEFFPPYRTSERLKYLAGTELAAGMFANDALPEEKAKELQAVVVNIEEPISA, encoded by the coding sequence ATGTACTCCCACAAGCTGTTAAAGCCGGATGGTCGCCCACTGACCTTATACAGTCGATACCCGATTGCTGAGAATATCATCGCCACTAGCCCTAGTAATGAACCAGTGCAGGCAAATCCCCACCTGCGCTGGCATCCTTTACGCGGCGAATGGGTTGCTTACGCTTCTCACCGTCAAGGGCGGACTTTCATGCCGCCCCCGGAATATAACCCCCTTGCACCGACTACGAAACCAGAGTTTCCTACAGAACTTCCCCCAGGTAAGTATGATGTGGCGGTGTTTGATAATCGCTTTCCCTCAATGGCTCAAACGGCACACGATCCGCCGAAGTGTATTGTGGAAACATTGCCTGCTAATGGGGCGTGTGAAGTGGTGGTTTTTGCTCAAAATGCCCAAGCTTCTCTTAGTTCTCTGGAATTGGAACACCTTGATTTGCTCTTAGAAGTGTGGGGCGATCGCACCCGCGTATTAGGAGCAAATCCCCAAATTCAGTACGTGCTGCCATTTGAAAATAAAGGTGTAGAAGTAGGTGTAACATTGCACCATCCTCATGGGCAAATTTACGCTTATCCTTTTACACCACCTGTGCCAGCGCGAATGCTGTCAATGCAGCAAGAGTATTATGAAAAACATCGGCGGGGTTTACTGCAAGAATTGATTCAGAAGGAAATTGCAGATAATCAACGGATTATTTATCAAGATGAGTATGCGATCGCATTTGTCCCGGTATGCGCTCGTTACCCCTATGAAGTTTGGATTGCGCCAATTCAGCCAGTTAGCAGTTTTACCGAACTTACCCCAAAACAACGTTGGGGACTTGCTAAGGCGTTAAAAACTGTCACTCTCAAGTATGACGGCTTGTGGAATCGTCCATTTCCTTACTTGATGGCTTGGTTCCAAGCACCAACTGACGGTTTAGCGCATCCAGAAGCACATTTACACGCCGAGTTTTTTCCACCATATCGGACAAGCGAAAGGCTGAAATATCTAGCAGGAACTGAACTTGCAGCAGGGATGTTTGCCAATGATGCTTTGCCTGAAGAGAAAGCGAAAGAGCTACAAGCTGTGGTGGTAAATATTGAAGAACCGATTTCGGCGTGA